The genomic interval CCTGCTCCATCCATGTCAACCTTACAGTCAAAAAACACACTCTAACATCTCTGCTTCCTCaggtggctaaggaaattcagcatctcCACAACGACTCTTCCCTATTTGTATGAatacaccacagaaagcatcctagcCAGATGTATCACAGCTTACTATGGCAATTACCCAAGGCCACAAAGGACAGGGAGTTGTGAATCCAACCCAGGGGCACCAcgtaaaccagcctcccatctgCTGACTCTGTCTGCGTACAGtgctggtcgccacattaccaaaaggatggggtgctttggagagagttcacaggaggttcaccaggatgttgcctggtatggagggcgatagctatgaagagaggtagagtagattaggattattttcattagaaagatgggggttgagagggggacctgattgaggtctataagatcatgagaggtgtagacagggtggatagcaagaagctttttcccccagagtggggggggggactcaattactaggggtcacaaattcaaggtgagagggaaatcaTTTtggggagatatacgtggaaaggtctttgcagagggtggttggtgcctggaacacattgccagcagaggtggtagaggcagccCCGATAATGTCATtgaagatgtatctggacagatacatacatgggcagggagcagagggatacaaacccttataaaataggtgacaggtttagacagaggatctagATCtgcacaggcttgaagggccgaatggcctgttcttgtgctggaatttcctttgttctttgtctacacttcctgcctcgggaaagcagccaacataatcaaagacccctcccaccccggttatactctcttgtgtcgggcagaagatacaaaagtttgaaaacatgtatcaacagattcaagaacagcttcttccctgctgttttcaGACCAATGAACGGACCGCTCATATATTcgagttgatctctctctgcaccatccctgtagctgtaacactgtattctgcattctgttctattaccctggtgTACGTGTGTAAGGGATGATGTGTCTAGTTATCATAcgaaacaatacttttcactgtaactcagTACATGtcacaataataaaccaaataaaATTAAATCCATTTCCTCACAGTTCCCTGTTTGCTACTGAGTGAGATTGTCTCAGAGCATGTTACAGCTTAAAGTTTAATactcaataaaaacagaaagatctgcagatattggaaatcagaaccacaaacagaaattgttggaaaagctcagcagatctggcagcatctgtggagagaaatcagggttaaccaacctttcctcaaaacccAGAAACATTatctccgatttctctccacagatgctgccagacctgctgagcttttccagcaatttctgttcctgctACAGTTTAAAGTTTGTTGTCTTCCTTGAGTTACCTGATCTCTCTCTGTCGCCACttcctgcatttgtttcaatgttgCTTCAATGCGATCTCTGTACATCTGGGAATCCTTCTGCAGAGTCACACACCGCATCTCAAACAGCTCCTTCTCTTCCAGGTacttcagagagacagagagagagagagagagagagcctgggTTATGGAGCAGCACTGTCTGCTGGCAATGTGATCCCTGGAATGTTCTCCCCACTCGAAGGAGGTTAACATCAGGAGGGAGCCATTTCTGAGAACCATCTTGTGAAACTCTGGGGCAGTGAGCTCTTCCACCAGATGGGGCATCAGTCTCCAAACTTCATGCACCACCAGCAGGAGGCAGTACTGAGAAGGAAAGGGTTACCTGCTGGGGGAGGTGAGGAGTGGGAGTTGGTTATGATCAGTATCTTGTTTTGTGACCCCTGCCTGTAGTTTAATATCTGTCTGAAGTTGATGAAAGTCCAGTAAATGGTCCCGTTACACAGTAACTGCTTCATGTTGGTTTGTTGGTGAGGTAACCTGACCAGACTGATCGACTGGGGGATCTGCACTGGGGCTGGGAAAATTCATTCCCAAAACCTGGGAGGCCTGTGTTTCAAAATCTAGCTCCTTCCCACTGtaaggggagggggggagggggaacagcGAGGACTCggggtgtggagggtgggggtgacCTTTAATCCAGGCTGATCTTCCAGCATCGCCCTGAGCGAAGGGAACCTGCTGGCTCTGcgattacatgtgactccagtcccacagaaACATAAGagagaaaacgctggaaaatctcagcaggtctggcagcatgtgtaaggagagaaaagagctgacgtttcgagtctgactgaccctttgttaaagcttagactcgaaacgtcagctctgtTCTCTCCTTACacaagctgccagacctgctgagattttccagcatttgctcttttggtttcagattccagcatccgcagtaatttgcttttgccCATAGAAACATGACTGAACTCCAAACTAGTCACTTGGTCAGACCAAACCTCCTTCCTCTGGTCCAGGAGGGCGCCATCCTTTCTGGAGCAATGGGGCACGGTCAGAAAATGTTGGTCCAGGCAGTGACAGAGATATCCTGAGAATATCGTTAAATACACACCTTGTCCCGCAGTTCTTCCACATCCCGCAGCCCTTTGTGGAGATTGTAAATAGTATTGACCAGGTCGTGATGTTCCTCCAGTGCTGTCCTTCGGTCATCTTCCAGGATCTGAATGTACATCTTGTTTTTATCCACCTTGTCAACCTTCACATCAAATAAAAGCAGATTCCGTTACTGAGTACCACAACTCATTCCCGTAAACTCACTGCAATACGGAGGTTAAGTCAGGAAATGGAATGAATTACAATGCAATTGGATACACGCAAACACAATGGAGCCTGTTTAAATGGACCCTCACAAATGAAGGAGACCCAAAATAACTGGCACAATAAAATATACAAGAAGCACTTTCAACTCAATGTCATTTTCACATCTAAACTTTATTAAATTCAAGGGTTCAGTCTGTTCACTGAATCAGGGTGACTGGTCATTCCTCTGGCTTGCTATTAGTCTttggattagagtcatagagatgtacagcacagaaacagacccttcggtccaacccgttcatgccgaccagatatcccaacccaatcttgtcccacctgccaggacccggcccatatccctccaaacccttcctattcatatacccatccaaatgcctcttaaatgttgtaattgtaccagcctccaccacatcctctagcagctcattccatacacgtaccaccctctgtgtgaaaacgttgccccttaggtctcttttatatctttcccctctcaccctagacctgtgccctctagttctggactccctgaccccacggaaaagactttgtctatttatcctatccatgcccctcagaattttgtaaacctctataagatcacccctcagcctccgacgctccggggtcACCCCTCAGCAGTGAACA from Chiloscyllium plagiosum isolate BGI_BamShark_2017 unplaced genomic scaffold, ASM401019v2 scaf_80153, whole genome shotgun sequence carries:
- the LOC122546406 gene encoding caspase recruitment domain-containing protein 9-like, with translation VDKVDKNKMYIQILEDDRRTALEEHHDLVNTIYNLHKGLRDVEELRDKYLEEKELFEMRCVTLQKDSQMYRDRIEATLKQMQEVATERDQALRSRQDMQRLHSQAVQQNDAYRKVIQEQGERCDELQLELFQQEEHLLTLQGQLKRARPPSGGLIPELRVQDNNQESSN